In the genome of Pseudomonas lalucatii, the window TCCAGCCCGACCTGATCATCCTCGACATGTACATGCCGAGCTGCACCGGCAGCGAGCTGGCCAAGGTGATCCGCCACAACGAGCGCTACGTCGGCGTGCCGATCATCTACCTGTCCGCCGAGGACGATCTGGACAAGCAACTCGACGCCATGAGCGAGGGCGGCGACGACTTCCTCACCAAGCCGATCAAGCCGCGCCACCTGATCGCCACCGTACGCAACCGCGCCGCCCGTGCACGCCGCCTCAAGGCGCGCATGGTGCGCGACAGCCTCACCGGCCTGTACAACCACACCCACTGCCTGCAGCTGCTCGAGGACGCGCGCTGCCGCGCCGCCCGTGACGGCCAGGCGCTGAGCTTCGCCATGCTCGACATCGACTACTTCAAGAAGGTCAACGACTGCTACGGCCACCCCATGGGCGACCGGGTGATCAAGAGCCTGGCGCTGTTCCTCAAGCAGCGCCTGCGCAAGAGCGACCATATCGGCCGCTATGGCGGCGAGGAGTTCGCCGTGGTCATGCCCGGCACCGATGCCCGCGCCGCGCATCTGGTGCTCGACGACATTCGCCGGCGCTTCGCCGAGGTCCACTATCCGGCGCAACCCCAGGACCTGTCCTGCACCTTCAGCGGCGGTATCGCCGAGCTGCGTGGCGACAGCGACTGCACACGCCTCTCGCAGCAGGCCGACGAGGCGCTGTACCTGGCCAAGCACGGCGGGCGCAACCGGATCGAGCTGTACGCCGCCGACTGAGCCGACTGCTGCGGTGTGACGCGGCGCACGCTGTCATAACGTCGTCATGAAAACGCAATAACTTCAGGCCCATACGGGTTGCGCCCGGCGCCGCCCGCCGCCCCTCCGCCCCTCCGCCCATCGGTCGAGTCCCATGCGCCTGAAGTCACTCACCAACCTCAACACCCTGCTGCTGGTTACCGTGTGCATCGCCCTGGGCGCCACCCTGTGGTGGTCGCAACGCGCCCTGGAGCGCCCCTACCTGCTGATGGAGCGCTATCTGAGCCTGTCCCAGCAGTTCCAGCAGGAGGTCGCCCGCAACGTCCTCGACTACCTCGACAGCGGCGACGCCCTGCGCCACAGCAGCGCCCTGCAGGCCCTCGACGATCTCGCCCCGGCTATCGCCGCGCTGCCGCCGCAGCTGGCCGAGGACCTGCGCCCCAGCCTCGCCGAACTGCGCAGCTTCAGTGCCGGCGAACTGCTCGCCGCCGGCAAGCTGGCGGGGGATCCCCAGGGCCTGCTGCTGCAGGCCGAACGGGAAATGGCCGGCGCCCTGGAGCAGCTCGCCCAGTATGCCGACAGCGCCGACGGCTCCGCCGCCTATCGCCGGCCGCTGTTCGATGCTGCCCAGCACCTCGCGCGCCTGGCCCATGCACGCAACAAGCTGGTCAGCAGCGGCCGCAGCGAACTGGCCGCCGACGTCGAGCGCGAACTGGACGCCCTGCGCCGCCAGGCGGAAACCCTCGCCGCCCTGCCGCTGCTCGGCGTGGCCGACGACAGCGCCTCGGCCAGCGACGGCTTCGCCGCCCTGCTCGGCCTGGACAGCGACAGCGACAGCAGCGCGGCGCAAGACCGCGGCATCGCCCTCAAGCGCGACTTCGCCAGCCTGATCAGCCGCTACCCCGCCGAGTTGCAGCGCACCCAGGCGCTGATCGCGCAACGCGGCGAGCTGCTGACGACCACCCGCAAGCGGGTGGAAAGCGTGCACCAGGCCCTCGCCGCCCTGGAGCCGCTGGTGCGCGCCGAGCATGGGCGCATCCAGGGCGAGGTGCGCCTGATCCTGGGCCTGATGATCGGCCTGATCCTGCTGATCGCCCTGATCATCGACCGCATCCAGCGGCGCCTGACCCGCCTGCTCGAGCAGCTGGTGCCGACCCTGTCGGCCTGGGCCCAGGGCGACTTCGGCGCGGCGGTGCAGCTGGATACGCGCATCCGCGAACCGGCCGCCATCGCCGAGTCGCTCAATCGCCTGCGCACCTACCTGGTCGAGCTGGTCGGCACCATCCGCCTGCACGCCGAACAGGTCGCCGGCTCCAGCCGCACCCTGGCCGAGCTCAGCGGCGGCCTGCATGCCGGCGCCGAGCGCCAGGCCGGCGATACCGCGCAGATCCGCGACGCCCTCGGCGAACTGGAGGCGACCATCCAGCAGGTCGCCGGCGACGCCAGCCAGGCCGCCGATGCCAGCCGCGACGCCGACCGCGCCCTGAGCCAGGGCCAGCAGGTCATCGGCCAGAGCCTGACCGGACTGCACGGACTGGTCGACGAGGTGCAGGGCAACGCCCAGGCCATCGAACGCCTGGCCGAGGAGACCGCGACCATCGGCAACGTGCTCACGGTGATCCGCGGGGTCGCCGAGCAGACCAACCTGCTGGCGCTCAACGCCGCCATCGAGGCGGCCCGCGCCGGCGAGGCCGGCCGCGGTTTCGCCGTGGTCGCCGACGAGGTGCGCTCGCTGTCGCAGCGCACCGGCAGCGCCACCGCCGAGATCCAGGAGCTGATCGGCCGCCTGCAGCAGGCCGCGCGCCAGTCGGTGGACGCCATGCGCGCCCAGGTCGAGCACGCCGAGACCACCGCCAGCCAGGCCGAGGCCGCCGACGGCGCCCTGGACGAGATCGTCAAGGCGATCCGCACCATCGCCAGCATGGCCGAGCGCATAGCCGACGCCACCGCCCAGCAGAGCGGTGCGGTCAGCGAGATCCGCGGCCACAGCGAGCGCATCCACCAGCTCGGCGGCGACAACCTGCAGCGCATCGACACCGGACGCCAGCAGGGCGAAGAGCTGCTGCAGCTCGGCGACCAGCTGCACACCGCGGTGCAGGCGTTCCGTCTGTAGGCGCGCACCACCCGGGCCGCCGACACGACCGCTTACAGCCTGCACCCTGCCCCCCGGGCGCGGCCTTGGTTATCATGCAGGCACCACCCAGTGACGAGATTTCCATGCACCGCCTGCTCTGCCTGCTCCTGCTGCTGTTCACCCTGCCCGCCGGCGCCGGCCTGCTCGACAGCCGTCCCGCCGCGGCGCCGCTGGGCGCGGCGCTGAACAACAGCGCGGACTTCCTGCCGGTGCGCGAGGCCTTCAAGCTCAGCCTGGTCGACAGCTCGGCCGACTCGCTCAGGCTGCGTTTCGTCGCCGCCGACGGCTACTACCTCTACAAGCACCGCTTCAAGTTCGCCAGCGAGCCGGCCGAGGTCGGCCTGGGGGCGGCGCGGCTGCCGGCCGGCCAGCCGAAGACCGACGAGTACTTCGGCGACGTCGAGGTGTACTACGGCGTGCTCGACGTCGAGTTGCCGCGCAGCGCCGCAGACGGCCGGCCGTTCGATCTGCAGGTCACCTACCAGGGCTGCGCCGACAAGGGCCTGTGCTACCCGCCGGAAACCGAGGTGCTGGCCATCGACGGTGGCCTGGCGGGCGCCTCCGGTGCGCCCGGCGCGACCACCGGCTGGCAGTGGGCGGATCTGGCGCTGTTCTTCCTCGCCGGCCTGGGCCTGACTTTCACCCCCTGCGTGCTGCCGATGCTGCCGATCCTCTCCGGCGTCGTCCTGCGCGGGCGGCCGAGCAACCGCCGCGGCCTGGTGCTGTCGCTGGCCTATGTGCTGCCCATGGCGGCCTGCTATGCGGCCCTGGGTGCGCTGATGGGGATCTTCGGCGCCAGCCTGAACCTGCAGGCCATGCTGCAGTCGCCCTGGGTGCTGGTGCCCTTCGCGGCCTTCTTCGCCCTGTTCGCCGTGGCCATGTTCGGCCTGTTCGAGTTGCGCCTGCCGGCCTTCATCCGCGAGCGCCTCGACCGCCGGGCGGCGCAGACCCGCGGCGGCACCGTCGCCGGCGCGGCCACCCTCGGCGTGCTCTCCAGCCTGATCGTCTCGCCCTGCGTCACCGCCCCGCTGACCGCCCTGCTGCTCTATATCAGCAGCACCGGCGACGCCCTGGGCGGTGCCCTGCAGCTGTTCGCCCTGGGCCTGGGCATGGGCACCCCGCTGCTGCTGATCGGCGCCGGCGGCGGCGCCCTGCTGCCCAAGAGCGGCGCCTGGATGACCGGCGTGCGCAACCTGTTCGGCGTCATGCTCCTGGCCGTCTCGGTCTGGCTGCTCGAGCGGGTCCTGCCCGGCCCCCTGGCGCTGGCCCTGTGGGGCCTGCTGGCCGGCGGCGCAGCGCTGTTCCTCGGCGCCCTGGAGTTCGGCCCGAAGACCCACCGGCAGAAGCGCGGCCAGCTGGCCGGCCTGCTCCTGCTGGTCTACGCCCTGGCCAGCTGGACCGGCGCGCTGCAGGGCCAGGACGACCCGCTGCGCCCCCTCGGCCGCCCCGCCCCCCTGGTCGGCGCCCTAGCCAAGCAAGTCGACGCCGGCCGCTGGCAGACCGTCAGCAGCCCTGCCGAGCTGGACAGCGCCCTGGCCTCCGCCCAGACCGACGGAAAGCCGCTGCTGCTCGACTGGTACGCCGACTGGTGCATCAGCTGCAAGGTGATCGAGCGCGAGGTCTTGACCGCACCGGAGGTGGGCAGCCAGCTGGGCGAGTTCCGCCTGGTACGCTTCGACATGACCGACAGCACCCCGGCCCAGCGCGCCCTGCTCGACCGCTACCAGCTGTTCGGCCCGCCGGCGATCCTGCTGTTCGACCCCAGGGGTCGGGAATGGTCGGACCTGCGCGTGGTCGGCGAGGTGGATGCCGCCGCCTTTGCCGCACGCCTGCAGCGCGCACGGGAACGCCTGTAGCGCCACCAGTCATATAATTGCCGCAAACTACTGACATCGTGTCGACTACTGTCGGCAACTGGACAGCCGCGCGCGATCTCCGGCATAGTCGCGCGCAGCGCAGAAAATCTACGGGAGCACGATCATGGCCACCTTGCTGGTATTGCACGGGCCCAACCTCAATCTGCTGGGCAGCCGCGAGCCGGGCGTCTACGGCGCCACCACCCTGGAACAGATCAACCTCGACCTGCAGCGCCGCGCCCGCGAGGCCGGCCACCACCTGCAGTACCTGCAGAGCAATGCCGAGTACGAGCTGATCGACCGCATTCATGCCGCAAAGGGCGAAGGTGTCGACTTTATCCTGATCAATCCCGCCGCTTTTACCCATACCAGCGTCGCATTACGTGACGCGTTGCTGGCGGTGAGCATCCCATTCATCGAAGTGCACCTGTCCAACGTGCACAAACGCGAACCTTTCCGCCATCACTCCTACTTTTCCGACGTCGCGGTGGGAGTGATCTGCGGCCTTGGCGCCAGCGGCTACCGCCTGGCCCTGGAGGCCGCGCTCGAACAACTTGAACGGCCCTGACCTCACCTGGGAGTGGAGCAACTATGGATATTCGTAAAGTCAAGAAACTGATCGAACTGCTGGAAGAGTCCGGCATCGACGAACTGGAGATTCGCGAAGGCGAAGAGTCCGTGCGCATCAGCCGCCACAGCAAGCAGCCGGCCTATATGCAGCAGCCGGTCTATGCCCAGGCCGCCGCCCCGGCACCGGCCGCCGCCCCGGCTGCGCCTGCCGCCGCTGAAGCCGCCGCCCCGGCCGCGCCCAAGCTGAACGGCACCGTGGTCCGCTCGCCGATGGTCGGCACCTTCTACCGCGCCTCCTCGCCGACCTCGGGCAACTTCGTCGAAGTGGGTACGAGCGTGAAGAAAGGCGACATCCTCTGCATCGTCGAGGCGATGAAGATGATGAACCACATCGAGGCCGAGACCAGCGGCGTGATCGAATCCATCCTGGGCGAGAACGGCCAGCCGGTGGAATACGATCAGCCCCTGTTCACCATCGTTTGAACCGGGGAGAGCCTGCGATGTTGGAAAAAGTCCTGATCGCCAACCGCGGCGAGATTGCCCTGCGCGTGCTGCGCGCCTGCAAGGAACTGGGCATCAAGACCGTGGCGGTGCACTCCACCGCCGACCGCGAACTGATGCACCTGGCCCTGGCCGACGAATCGGTCTGCATCGGCCCGGCGCCCGGCGCCCAGTCCTACCTGAACATCCCGGCGATCATCAGCGCCGCGGAAGTGACCGGCGCCACCGCCATCCACCCCGGCTACGGCTTCCTCGCGGAAAACGCCGACTTCGCCGAGCAGGTGGAGAACTCCGGCTTCGCCTTCATCGGCCCCAAGGCCGAGACCATCCGCCTGATGGGCGACAAGGTATCGGCCAAGGACGCCATGAAGCGCGCCGGCGTGCCGACCGTGCCGGGCTCCGACGGCCCGCTGCCGGAAGACGAGGAGACCGCCCTGGCGATCGCCCGTGAAGTCGGCTATCCGGTGATCATCAAGGCCGCCGGCGGCGGCGGCGGTCGCGGCATGCGCGTGGTGCACAAGGAAGAGGACCTGATCAAGTCAGCCAAGCTGACCCGCAGCGAAGCCGGCGCGGTGTTCGGCAACCCGATGGTCTACCTGGAGAAGTTCCTCGGCAACCCGCGCCACGTGGAAGTCCAGGTGCTGTCCGACGGCCAGGGCAATGCCATCCACCTGGGCGACCGCGACTGCTCGCTGCAGCGCCGTCACCAGAAGGTCCTGGAAGAAGCCCCGGCACCCTTCATCGACGAGCGGGCCCGCGCCGAGGTCCTCGACCGCTGCGTCAACGCCTGCATCGAGATCGGCTACCGTGGCGCCGGCACCTTCGAGTTCCTCTACGAGGACGGCCACTTCTACTTCATCGAGATGAACACCCGCGTCCAGGTCGAGCACCCGGTCACCGAGATGGTCACCGGCGTCGACATCGTCAAGGAGATGCTCAGCATCGCCGCGGGCAACAAGCTGTCGATCAAGCAGGACGACGTGGTGATCCGCGGCCATGCCCTGGAGTGCCGGATCAACGCCGAAGACCCGGACAACTTCATGCCCTGCCCGGGCAAGGTCAAGCACTTCCATGCCCCGGGCGGCTTCGGCGTGCGGGTCGACTCGCACCTGTACAGCGGCTACACCGTGCCGCCGAACTACGACTCGCTGATCGGCAAGCTGATCACCTACGGCGCCAGCCGTGACGAGGCGCTGGCGCGCATGCGCAACGCCCTGGAGGAGATCGTGGTCGACGGCATCAAGACCAACGTGCCGCTGCACCGCGAGCTGGTCATCGACAAGGGCTTCTGCCACGGCGGAGTGAACATCCACTACCTGGAAAAGAAACTGGGTATGGACAAGCACTGACGCCGCCGCGTCGAGACACAAGGGCTGCCCACGGGCGGCCCTTGTCATTTCTGCGCGCCACCGGCCGGTCGCCGCGGTGGAAGCCGGCCCGGCCGTCGAGTAAGCTTGCCCGCCTGTCACACCCGGTCCGCAAGGACAGCGCCGTATCACGCAAGAGGTTTCCCCCATGCCCTGGCTGCAAGTCCGTCTCGCCATCACCCCGGAACAGGCGCAGACCTACGAGGATGCCCTGCTCGAAGTCGGCGCCGTGTCGGTCACCTTCATGGACGCCGAGGACCAGCCGATCTTCGAGCCGGACCTGGGCACCACCCCGCTGTGGTCGCACACCCACCTGCTGGCGCTGTTCGAGGCCGACACCGCCGCCGACGCGGTGTTCGCCCACCTGCGCCTGCTGACCGGCGCCGAACTGCCGGAGCACCAGGCCGAGGTCATCGCCGACCAGGACTGGGAGCGCAGCTGGATGGACGGCTTCCAGCCGATGCGCTTCGGCCGCCGCCTGTGGATAGTGCCGAGCTGGCATGCCGCCCCCGAGCCGGACGCGGTCAACCTGCTGCTCGACCCCGGCCTGGCCTTCGGCACCGGCACCCACCCGACCACCGCGCTGTGCCTGGAATGGCTGGACGCCCAGGACCTCGCCGGCTGCAACCTGATCGATTTCGGCTGCGGCTCGGGCATCCTGGCCATCGCCGCCCTGCTCCTCGGCGCGCGCCAGGCCGTCGGCACCGACATCGACCCGCAGGCCCTGGAAGCGTCGCGCGACAACGCCGGACGCAACGGCATCGACCCGACACGCTTTCCCCTCTACCTGCCGGCCGACATGCCACAGCAGCAGGCCGAGGTGGTGGTGGCCAACATCCTCGCCGGCCCCCTGGTCGCCCTCGCCCCGCAGATCACCGGCCTGGTCAAGCCGGGCGGGCGCCTGGCGCTGTCCGGCATCCTCGCCGAGCAGGCCGAGGAGGTCCGCGCCGCCTACAAGGACGCCTTCGACCTCGACCCGACCGCGAGCAAGGACGGCTGGGTGCGTATCAGCGGCGTGCGCCGCTGATGGGCCGGCCTGCAGCTTTGCCGGGCAGTTGCGTTAGACTGATTGCCCCGCCTCACCCGATCGCAGGCCGCCGGATCGCCGCATGACCGAGAGTTTCGTCACCCAGTGCCCCCATTGCCGCACCAGTTTCCGGGTCAACCAGGCACAACTGGGTGCCGCCCATGGTGCGGTCCGCTGCGGGGCCTGCCTGCACGTGTTCAATGCCGCCCAGCAGCTGCGCGACCAGGGTCATGTGCTGCCCGTCGCGGCGCCGGCCAAGACACCGTCCGCCGCCCCGGCGCAGCCGACGCAAACATCCGCGCCAGCGAGCGCACCGCCCCCCTCGACCGGCGCCACGGGCAAGGGCCCCGGCGACGATACCCTGTGGATTCATGACGACCTCGATCTCGACGGCCTCGACCTCGACGAGGAACTGGCCAAGCTGGAGGAGCAGGAGCGTCAACTGTCCCAGCAGTTCAGCGCCCTCGAGCAGTCGCCCGGCTACGCCGAGACCTTCCGCCCGCCGAACGCCGGCGAACCCGCCGCGGACGACGAGCAGTGGGCCGAGGCGCTGCTGCGCGACGAACCGGCCAAGGCGCCCCTGAGCCTGACGCCGAAGGAGGCCGAGGCAACGCCGCCGCAGCCGCGCACTGCGCCACCGGAACCTGCGGCCCGGCCCGCCGCCGAAGCGGCGCCACAGCGCCAGTCGCACCGCGAGGCGGACGCCGTCGACTCGCGCGAGGCCCTGCCGCTCGAGGACGAGCTGCGCCTGAGCACGGCGCGCGACGAGCCCGACCCGGAACTGGACACGCCCTTCGCCGCGACCGCCGAAAAGGGCGGTCGCAGCGAACCCGGGCTGCGCGACGAGCACCTGTTCGAACTGGACGACGAGCCCCTGCAGCTGGACTGGCAGCCGCCGCGCAAGCCCTGGGCGCGCTGGCTCGGCTGGGGCCTGCTCAACCTGGTCGCCGCCGCCGTCCTGGCCGGCCAGTACCTGAACTACCACTTCGAGGAACTGGCGCGCCAGGACCAGTACCGCCCCTGGTTCGAACAGCTGTGCCCGAGCCTCGGCTGCGTGCTGCCGTCGAAGGTCGACATCGCGCAGATCAAGAGCAGCAACCTGGTGGTGCGCAGCCACCCGGAGTTCAGCGGCGCCCTGGTGGTCGACGCGATTCTCTACAATCGCGCCCCCTTCACCCAACCCTTCCCGCTGCTGGAAATGCGCTTCGCCGACATCAACGGCCAGCTGCTCGCCAGCCGCCGCTTCAAGCCCAGCGAATACCTCGCCGGCGAGCTCGCCGGCCAGGCCGAGATGCCACCGCAGACCCCGATCCACGTGTCCCTGGACATCCTCGACCCGGGCACCCAGGCGGTGAACTACAGCCTCAGCTTCCACTCCCCGGAGTGAGCCCCAGGCGACGCCGCGCGCGGGCGTCGCCGCCAACCTAACCCCTGGCGATAAGGCCGCAGCTGTTCAGAATTTGTTCAAAACAGCCTTTATCCGGTCACCCAGAGCGGGTATTATTCCCAGCCTTTTTCGCACTCTCCTATTGGTCTCAACAGCACGTCTCTTGAGCAGGGAAGCCCCATGTCGGCGTTATGCATCGGCCCCTACAGATTGCCCAATCCGCTGATTCTCGCGCCCATGGCCGGAGTCACCGACCGTCCCTTTCGCCAGCTGTGCCGGCGCCTGGGTGCAGGCCTGGTCGTCTCGGAAATGGTCACCAGCGACGTACGCCTGTGGAGCAGCCGCAAATCCAGCCTGCGCCTGCCCCACGCCGGCGACCCGGAGCCGCGCTCGGTGCAGATCGCCGGCGGCGACCCGCAGATGCTCGCCGAGGCGGCCCGGCGCAACGTCGAGCTGGGCGCGCAGATCATCGACATCAACATGGGCTGCCCGGCCAAGAAGGTCTGCAACAAGGCCGCCGGCTCCGCCCTGCTGAAGGATGAGGCGCTGGTCCGCGAGATCCTCCACGCGGTGGTCGCCGCGGTGGACGTGCCGGTGACCCTGAAGATCCGCACCGGCTGGGACCGGCAGAACAGGAACGGCATCGAGGTGGCGAAGATCGCCGAACAGGCCGGGATCAAGGCGCTGGCCGTGCACGGCCGCACCCGCGCCGACCTCTACACCGGCAACGCCGAGTACGACACCATCGCCGCGATCAAGCAGGCGGTGTCGATACCGGTGTTCGCCAACGGCGACATCGATTCGCCGGAAAAGGCCAAGGCGGTGCTCGCCGCCACCGGCGCCGACGCCCTGCTGATCGGCCGCGCGGCCCAGGGCCGGCCGTGGATTTTCCGCGAGATAGAGCATTACCTGCGCACCGGCGAGAAGCTGGCGGCGCCGGGCCTGCTGGAACAGGAACGCATTCTGCTCGAGCACCTGGCCGCGCTGCATGCCTTCTATGGCGAGGTGATGGGCGTACGCATCGCCCGCAAGCATGTCGGCTGGTATCTCGCAACCCTGCCGGGCGCCAGGGAGTTTCGCGCCCAATTCAACCGTCTGGACAGTACGGACGCGCAGTGCGCCGAGATCCGCCAGTTCTTCGGCGACCGGCAAAACGATGGAGAAGGGGTGGCCGCATGACGTTGATGACCGAGAATCTAGTGAGTGGAATTGCACCCGTGAGTGACAACAGCAGTTTGAAACAACACCTCACCACGCCGAGTGAAGAGGGCCAGACCCTGCGCGGCAGTGTCGAGAAAGCGCTGCACAACTATTTCGCCCACCTGGAGGGCGCGGATGTCACCGACGTCTACAACCTGGTGCTCACCGAGGTGGAGGCGCCGCTGCTGGAGACCGTGATGAACTACGTCAAGGGCAACCAGACCAAGGCCTCCGAGCTGCTCGGCCTGAACCGCGGCACCCTGCGCAAGAAACTCAAGCAGTACGACCTGCTCTGACCCCCACTCCCCCGAAGCGGGCGGCCACAAGCGCCGCCCGCTTCGCTGATATCCCTGCTCTGATGGACTCTGAAATGACCGACCAGACCACCCGCCTCCCCGTCCGCCGCGCCCTGATCAGCGTCTCCGACAAGACCGGCATCCTCGACTTCGCCCGCGAGCTGTCCGCCCTCGGCGTGGAGATCCTCTCCACCGGCGGCACCTACAAGCTGCTCAAGGACAACGGCGTGGCCGCCGTGGAAGTGGCCGACTACACCGGCTTCCCGGAGATGATGGACGGCCGGGTGAAGACCCTGCACCCGAAGATCCACGGCGGCATCCTCGGCCGCCGCGCCCTGGACGGCGAGGTCATGGCGCAGCACGGCATCCAGCCGATCGACCTGGTGGCGGTCAACCTCTACCCCTTCGAGGCCACCGTGGCCAAGCCGGACTGCGACCTGGCCGACGCCATCGAGAACATCGACATCGGCGGCCCGACCATGGTCCGCAGCGCGGCGAAGAACCACAAGGACGTCGCCATCGTGGTCAACACCGGCGACTACGCCGCCGTCCTCGAGGCACTCAAGGCCGGCGGCCTGAGCTATGCCCAGCGCTTCGACCTGGCGCTCAAGGCCTTCGAGCACACCGCCGCCTACGACGGCATGATCGCCAACTACCTGGGCACCATCGACCAGGCCGCCGAACAGCTGTCCACCGAGGCCCGCGGCGCCTTCCCGCGCACCTTCAACAGCCAGTTCATCAAGGCCCAGGAGATGCGCTACGGCGAGAACCCGCACCAGAGCGCGGCCTTCTACGTCGAGGCGAAGAAGGGCGAGGCCAGCGTCTCCACCGCCGTGCAGCTGCAGGGCAAGGAACTGTCGTTCAACAACGTCGCCGACACCGACGCCGCCCTCGAGTGCGTGAAGAGCTTCGTCAAGCCGGCCTGCGTGATCGTCAAGCACGCCAACCCCTGCGGCGTGGCCGTGGTTCCCGAGGACGAGGGCGGCATCCGCAAGGCCTACGACCTGGCCTACGCCACCGACACGGAGTCCGCGTTCGGCGGCATCATCGCCTTCAACCGCGAGCTGGATGCCGCTACCGCCCAGGCCATCGTCGAGCGCCAGTTCGTCGAGGTGATCATCGCCCCGAGCATCTCCCAGGCCGCCCGCGAGGTGGTCGCGGCCAAGGCCAACGTGCGCCTGCTCGAGTGCGGCCAGTGGCCGGCCGAACGCACCCCGGGCTGGGACTTCAAGCGGGTCAACGGCGGCCTGCTGGTACAGAGCCGCGACATCGGCATGATCAAGGCCGAAGACCTGAAGATCGTCACCCGGCGCGCCCCCAGCGAGCAGGAGATCCACGACCTGATCTTCGCCTGGAAGGTGGCCAAGTTCGTCAAGTCCAACGCCATCGTCTACGCCAAGAACCGCCAGACCGTGGGCGTCGGCGCCGGCCAGATGAGCCGGGTCAACTCCGCGCGCATCGCCGCGATCAAGGCCGAGCACGCCGGCCTGCAGGTGCCCGGCGCGGTGATGGCCTCCGACGCCTTCTTCCCCTTCCGCGACGGCATCGACAACGCGGCCAAGGCCGGCATCACCGCGGTGATCCAGCCCGGCGGGTCGATGCGCGACGCCGAGGTGATCGCCGCCGCCGACGAGGCGGGTATCGCCATGGTGTTCACCGGCATGCGTCACTTTAGGCACTAAAGTCGGCCGCACTCGGACAGGCATCTGCGGCGTTGCCTGGCACTCCCTCAATGCTCATTGCCATTAGGCAACTCCGCTTGAGGAAG includes:
- the purH gene encoding bifunctional phosphoribosylaminoimidazolecarboxamide formyltransferase/IMP cyclohydrolase gives rise to the protein MTDQTTRLPVRRALISVSDKTGILDFARELSALGVEILSTGGTYKLLKDNGVAAVEVADYTGFPEMMDGRVKTLHPKIHGGILGRRALDGEVMAQHGIQPIDLVAVNLYPFEATVAKPDCDLADAIENIDIGGPTMVRSAAKNHKDVAIVVNTGDYAAVLEALKAGGLSYAQRFDLALKAFEHTAAYDGMIANYLGTIDQAAEQLSTEARGAFPRTFNSQFIKAQEMRYGENPHQSAAFYVEAKKGEASVSTAVQLQGKELSFNNVADTDAALECVKSFVKPACVIVKHANPCGVAVVPEDEGGIRKAYDLAYATDTESAFGGIIAFNRELDAATAQAIVERQFVEVIIAPSISQAAREVVAAKANVRLLECGQWPAERTPGWDFKRVNGGLLVQSRDIGMIKAEDLKIVTRRAPSEQEIHDLIFAWKVAKFVKSNAIVYAKNRQTVGVGAGQMSRVNSARIAAIKAEHAGLQVPGAVMASDAFFPFRDGIDNAAKAGITAVIQPGGSMRDAEVIAAADEAGIAMVFTGMRHFRH